One Leptospira barantonii genomic window, ATTCCGCTCGCACCGGAGTCCAGCTCGTGATTGTTTCTTAAAATCATTTCGCTGATCGACTTGATGGAAGAAGCCGTCTTTTCGGATAACTTGGAAATTTCTTCCGCAACGACCGCAAACCCGCGACCGGCTTCCCCCGCTCTTGCGGCTTCGATCGCCGCGTTCAACGCGAGAAGTGAAGTTTGATCCGAGATGTCGTTGATGATTCCGATGATCGCGGACATTTCCCCCGATGATTTGATTATGTTTTGAACCATCGTCTTCATCTGTCCGAGAGATTCTTCCCCTTTGACTGCCTGAGTGGAAATTCCCTGAGTTAAGTCGAGCGCTTGTTTGATTTCCAATCCGATCTCTCTTACGCTGGAAGAAAGTGTTTTTATATTATTATGAAATTCTACTATGTTTTTATACTGACGATCCGTTCCCGCCGAGATGCTATCCATACCGGAAGAAAGTTCCTCGACGGTTGCAGACATTTCTTCGGTGGAGGCCGCAGTCGCCTGGGCGCCGGACGCAAAAGAATCCGAAGAGGCTGTCAATTCTTCCGAAGAAGTGGCAAGTTCCGTGGAAACCCTTTGGATGTCCTTTAAAGAATTACGAATGCTGAATATAAAAGAATTCATATCTCGGCTCATCGAACCGATCTCGTCCTCGTAAACGACTTTGATGTCCGATGTAAGATCCCCTTCGGCCATGGTTTTGAAAAGTTTACTCGCGTTCTCCAAAGGACTGAGTCGTTTTTTCAAAAGAAGATACAAAAGATACGCGGAGATCGAGGCGGTTGCAAGACCCGATAAGACGATCAAAATCAAAAGACCGATCAAGGATTCTCGGATTTCCGTTTTCGGTTGAATCGCTACGATGGAGATTTTCCAAGCGTCAAGTCTATAGATCATCGCGTATCGATCCGCGCCTTTGAAACTGAATTCCATCACTTCACCGGTTTTAAGACTCAACATCGTTTTACCGTAGGATTCTTTCGCAATATCCAAGTTCAGGATCATTTCTTTTTTTGGATGTGCGATGATTACGCCGTTATGATCCATCGCGGAAACATAACCTTGTTCACCGATTTTAATTTCCTTGATGATCTTTTCGGAAACGGTATCGAATGAAAGAGCGACCCCCACAAGTCCCACCGGACGATTTCCATCCAGAATCGGAACCGAAAGAAGCGCGACCGGCAATCCGGTTACGGGAGATTTTCTCGCTTCGGCTAAATAAACTTTTCCTTCCTTGGCCGCGTTTAAACTTTTTTCGATTCCCGCGTCCGAAAGTTTAAATCCGATCGTGACTCCTCCGCGTCCGTCTGCGATAATCTTAGAATCTCCGTCCAAACGACATATAAAGACATTCTCATAAACCCCGTATCTTTGCATGAGCTCTTGATAAAAATTTCCGGCGATCGGTGCGCCCGTTCTTAAGGATTCCATCGTACGCGGATCCTGAGAAATCGTCCAAGCGACGTTCAGATGAGAATTCAAAAAAGAATCAAACTCGAGCCCCACCACTGAAACCACACTCTTCATCTGGCTCATGTAGTTTTCTGTGATCTTTTTTCTTCCGAAAAAATACGCGGCACCGGATACGATACAAGTCAGAGCGAACAAAATCGAAATCCCGGAAATCAATAAGATAAACTTAAGACTGCTACGACGCATGAAATACTCCCGATCGGTTATGAAACCAATCTTTTCAGAGGACGCATTTTGGATACACGGAACGATAATTATTGATTTCTTAAGTTATAATTCTAAGAAAATCAGAGCAATAAAATACCCCATTTTATATAGCCTGTCTATAAAAATAATCCCAAAGAACTATCTATTTAAACCGAAAAGAATACAAGGTTATACATTCAATAATTTGAATATACAAGAGTAATCGCGGCAGATTTCAACGAGAGATTCGAAAAAGTTTTGATACGACGCAGATCAAAGAACTTGTAAAAGTCGTTTTCTAAATTCTTCCCTATCTTTTCCGGAAGGTAATTTTCCGAACCCGGCCTTGAGATTGTCTCGGAGATGAGAAATTTTGGAAGTAGCGGGAATCACACAGGTGACCGCAGGGTGAGAAAGAATGTATTTTAAAAACGTCTGGCCGAAAGAATCACAATCCCATTCCTTAAAATAATCGGGCAAAGTTTTCCCTTTGACTCTTCTGAAAAGTTCTCCTTCTTCGAAGGGCCGATTGATCAAAACCCCGATTCCGTTTTCCTGCGCGAAAGGTAGAATTCTTTCCTCCGCGGCGCGCGTCACGATCGAATACGGAATTTGTATAAAATCCATATTCTCGGTCTTAGCGATTTTTTCCATTTCGGGAAAAGCGGAAGAAACGTAATGAGTCAAACCCAAGTATCGGATCTTTTGACCTTCCTGAAGAAAGCGCAAAGTTTTCAAATGTGTATTCGTATCTACTAAATTATGGATTTGGAATAGATCGATTCGATTCGTTTTGAATTTTTCAAAGGAGGATTGGATCTGCGCTTTTCCAGCGGATTCCCCGCGAATCCAAACCTTGGTCGCGTAAAAAACTTTTTTCTTTTTTTCTTCCGCAAGCGAAGAAGCGAGAATCCCCACGATCTCCTCCGATCTTCCGTACATCGGCGAGGAATCCACGACCGTTCCGCCTTGATCGATAAATTCTTTCCAAACCTCGCGCAAGGATTCGAGTTCGGTAGAATCCTTGGAAATATCCATGGTTTGCCAGGTGCCGAGTCCGATCGCCGGAATTTTTTCCCCGCTTCTTTGAATCGTTCTTTCCAACATCTTGGCACCCTCCTTGGCGAATAAACTTTCAAACGGAGATCGGACCAAACCTGCCGCAAGGCCGATCGCCGCAGTTCGTTTTAAAAAATCGGAACGGGTCAAGAGGTCCATACTTTTGATTCTTCCTTTCCTTCGAAAATCTACTTCGAAAACGCGGAATAAAAAAGTAAAAAACCGATTCTATCAATGATTGTATTTGATTTTTCGGATTTTTCGTTTTGATAAAATCTGAACTCCGTCTTTGTTTTCCACGTAAACGTCCTTTTCGGTTTGTTTCGTGATATTTCCGTATAACTTCCTTCCGTTTCTAAGAATGATCGTGGTCGTATATTCTTCCGGCGGAGATTCTTCGGGTTCGATCCGTTTTTTAACGGAGTCGTTTTCATCGTT contains:
- a CDS encoding methyl-accepting chemotaxis protein; this translates as MRRSSLKFILLISGISILFALTCIVSGAAYFFGRKKITENYMSQMKSVVSVVGLEFDSFLNSHLNVAWTISQDPRTMESLRTGAPIAGNFYQELMQRYGVYENVFICRLDGDSKIIADGRGGVTIGFKLSDAGIEKSLNAAKEGKVYLAEARKSPVTGLPVALLSVPILDGNRPVGLVGVALSFDTVSEKIIKEIKIGEQGYVSAMDHNGVIIAHPKKEMILNLDIAKESYGKTMLSLKTGEVMEFSFKGADRYAMIYRLDAWKISIVAIQPKTEIRESLIGLLILIVLSGLATASISAYLLYLLLKKRLSPLENASKLFKTMAEGDLTSDIKVVYEDEIGSMSRDMNSFIFSIRNSLKDIQRVSTELATSSEELTASSDSFASGAQATAASTEEMSATVEELSSGMDSISAGTDRQYKNIVEFHNNIKTLSSSVREIGLEIKQALDLTQGISTQAVKGEESLGQMKTMVQNIIKSSGEMSAIIGIINDISDQTSLLALNAAIEAARAGEAGRGFAVVAEEISKLSEKTASSIKSISEMILRNNHELDSGASGIESSSEVIHGIIKSTDMVSKAMEKLFGITSAQEGINQQVAERADKVGEDAEFVKQAMDEQKQAFHEITQVIVQINDHTLGTASGAEEISASAKSLEHSAENLRRIADRFIL
- a CDS encoding aldo/keto reductase, with amino-acid sequence MDLLTRSDFLKRTAAIGLAAGLVRSPFESLFAKEGAKMLERTIQRSGEKIPAIGLGTWQTMDISKDSTELESLREVWKEFIDQGGTVVDSSPMYGRSEEIVGILASSLAEEKKKKVFYATKVWIRGESAGKAQIQSSFEKFKTNRIDLFQIHNLVDTNTHLKTLRFLQEGQKIRYLGLTHYVSSAFPEMEKIAKTENMDFIQIPYSIVTRAAEERILPFAQENGIGVLINRPFEEGELFRRVKGKTLPDYFKEWDCDSFGQTFLKYILSHPAVTCVIPATSKISHLRDNLKAGFGKLPSGKDREEFRKRLLQVL